One Solanum lycopersicum chromosome 2, SLM_r2.1 genomic region harbors:
- the LOC101261079 gene encoding protein REVEILLE 1: MTIGDQSESDSILPCRNRMSVDVGAPSPRSIQMDEQVNPGEEYAPKIRKPYTISKQRERWSEEEHKKFLEALKLHGRAWRRIEEHVGTKTAVQIRSHAQKFFSKVVRESSNGDASSVKSIEIPPPRPKRKPMHPYPRKMATPLKSGTLASEKLNRSGSPDLCLSEPENQSPTSVLSTLGSDAFGTVDSTKPSEQSSPVSSAVAENSGDLVLSEPFDLVVEESRSSPARAYATSNPANQACVKLELFPEDNDFVKEGSDEASSTQCLKLFGKTVLVTDAHMPPTDETLTRSSFPAKYLPWDSECPQSTFSIVPPTPSYYFTTPNGSPGPNQSGVATTHLPWGSSCAVPCTQVHSPIPMKGRPLFNDRYLEGKETQKEGSSTGSNAESVDAELSGEKNMEIEAQSSRNVVEESVRASVPSLFERRANSTKRVKGFVPYKRCLAERGVSSSTLTGEEREEQRTRLCL, encoded by the exons ATGACTATAGGG gaTCAAAGCGAGTCGGACTCGATACTTCCTTGTAGGAATAGGATGTCAGTTGATGTTGGAGCTCCTTCTCCAAGGAGTATCCAGATGGATGAGCAAGTTAATCCAGGAGAAGAATATGCTCCTAAG ATAAGAAAACCATACACCATTTCAAAGCAAAGGGAGAGGTGGTCTGAGGAAGAGCACAAAAAGTTCCTTGAAGCATTAAAGCTTCATGGTAGGGCATGGCGACGAATAGAAG AGCATGTGGGAACTAAAACTGCAGTTCAGATTAGAAGCCATGCTCAGAAGTTCTTTTCAAAG GTTGTTCGTGAATCGAGTAATGGTGATGCAAGCTCTGTGAAATCCATTGAGATCCCTCCTCCTCGGCCTAAAAGAAAGCCGATGCACCCTTATCCACGAAAAATGGCAACTCCACTTAAAAGTGGAACCCTGGCTTCAGAGAAATTGAACAGATCTGGTTCACCTGATCTCTGTCTCTCTGAGCCAGAGAATCAGTCTCCTACCTCTGTGTTGTCTACCCTTGGTTCAGATGCATTTGGTACGGTGGATTCCACTAAGCCAAGTGAGCAGTCATCACCTGTTTCCTCAGCTGTCGCTGAGAATTCTGGTGATCTTGTACTTTCTGAACCATTCGATTTGGTTGTAGAGGAGAGCAGATCGTCACCTGCCCGAGCTTATGCTACTTCAAATCCGGCCAATCAGGCTTGTGTG AAACTAGAGTTGTTTCCGGAAGACAATGATTTTGTGAAAGAAGGCTCGGATGAGGCATCATCCACACAGTGTCTGAAGTTGTTTGGTAAAACCGTATTAGTTACTGATGCTCATATGCCACCGACAGACGAGACGTTGACTCGAAGCTCCTTCCCTGCAAAATATTTGCCCTGGGATTCAGAATGTCCTCAAAGTACCTTTTCTATCGTCCCTCCTACGCCGTCATATTACTTTACCACACCAAATGGAAGTCCAGGGCCTAACCAAAGTGGCGTTGCAACTACTCATTTGCCGTGGGGATCATCATGTGCAGTTCCTTGCACTCAGGTGCATAGCCCAATTCCAATGAAGGGACGTCCACTCTTTAATGACAGATATTTGGAAGGAAAGGAAACTCAAAAGGAAGGGTCTTCGACCGGCTCCAATGCAGAATCAGTAGATGCAGAGTTGAGTGGAGAAAAGAACATGGAAATTGAAGCTCAGAGTAGTAGAAATGTGGTAGAAGAGTCGGTTAGAGCCAGCGTACCCTCTTTGTTTGAGCGAAGAGCAAATTCCACGAAGCGTGTGAAGGGTTTTGTTCCATATAAGAGATGTTTAGCTGAAAGAGGCGTGAGTTCCTCAACATTAACTGGAGAAGAAAGAGAAGAGCAACGAACCCGATTATGTTTGTAG